One Ranitomeya variabilis isolate aRanVar5 chromosome 4, aRanVar5.hap1, whole genome shotgun sequence genomic window, gactcaagcgcctcgctGCCATCCATCATCCCCTTCAGTcccccgggtgccgcctcctcacgTCACCGGCGCCTACGCAGTGCAATCATTTTTCAggcatgcgccgtgcgcgctgccctggaacttacatccaCTGATGTATGGAGATCAGGCCCCAGATCCCACCCCGCAGCGGGTTATTATTTATTCACACtatggggctgggaatctggcgcttgCGCAGTAAGTCTCTCTGTggctgtccccatctccctccTGCAGGGCTGAATCTTTTGCCTGGCTAGTGCGGATCTCTGCGCCTGTAATATGTCGGAAAGAGGTTGAGGTAGATGGCGACAGGCGCAGAGAGACTCGCTGTGCAGGCACCAGAtttccagccctgcagtgtgaataaagcataacacactgcagggcgggatctggggcctctgcTACACGCAagcgcgatatcagtacatcaaTGGATGGCGCATGCCCGAATAATGATTGTACAGCGCAGGCGCCGCTGACATGAGGAGACAGAGGCTCCCGGGGGCCAGAGGGGCATGATGAATGGATGCAAGGCGCTTGAGTCGGAGAGAAAACACCTCCCTGACTCAAAACAGGTATGGCGCGAAATTTATAAAGGTAAATTGGTTTGACTATGTCTTTATCTGCattgtggctctcgaccaactttcatagcggaatgtggctgtcaaggtaagaaaggttggggacccctgctctatacagacacttgccccatacagtgctgcacaaacgatgattatggccccatacagacacttgccccatatagtgctgcacaaacgttatggcctcataagatgctccatacagacacttgctccatttgctgttgctgcgataaacccccccccccccaaaaaaaaaaaacccacatactcacctctccgtcgctcaggcccccggaactttcaatattcacctgacttcgttccggcgccgctccatcttcagcgtcttaccacgtcatcgcgccctctgacctgagtgtcactgcagaagccgctgaagacggagcggcaccggaacaaagcgcaggtgaatatcgcgcagcgctcccctcctggttatactcacctgctcctgttgCGGTGCAGTCCCTgactccccggcgccgcagcttcttcctgtactgagtggtcacagttaccgctcattacagtaattaatatgcagctccacccctatgggaggtggagcagcatattaattactgtaatgagcggtaccatgtcaccgctcagtacagaaagaagctgcggcgccgggcagccagggacctgcagggaccgggccaggagcaggtgagtatgattagacagcccaAGCTCCCCCTCccatgccgacccctgggtatgactcgagtataagtcgagagggggactttcagcccaaaaaaaaggggctgaaaatctcagcttatactcgagtatatacggtacgttttttttttttcacttttatgatCATCTGGTTTAAGACTAGAAGCACTGAAATTTTGAAAAGAAACAGTTTTccaaattttgcagattttctaattaaaaaaaaaaacaaaaaaaaaaaaacacacaaacaaaaccTCACACAAACTAAATTTACCATCAAGCGTCACAATCACAGggctatgtagaagcattccagtggTACTACTACAAAGTGACATGTCCGAACTGAAAAATGGCTTGGTCAAAGGCCAAAATTGGCTGTCATTATTACGGGAATAATTAGCAAAGACTTGTGTAAACTGAAGTGCAGATATTTATTAACTAGTGGCAGATTAACATCGAATTCCCATTCCAATTGCCATAAATGTCCCAAATGTGCCACCGCTCTGCATCATGGTCTTTCCAATGCCGCCCACGAGTTCACGTCCTCTCATTCCGAATCTGTAAAAGACAAAGTGATTAATTACATCTCACACCACGGTTTTGTGAGACCACTTTGGCTACAGAATTTTCTACAGAGAAATGCCTTTAGGACTCGCCGGTACATATTTCAGGGTTATATCGTTTGGTCCATATTTAATGTACGGAGAAAAGAGAAGATCCGGCAATATCACTTTTATTCAATGTTACAATAAAAAGTAACAAAACAGGAGCCTCTGGTCACACTGATATATTTTGGTAAATAAAGGGAATCTGACATCAAGACTTTGCTACCTAATCTAAGTGCAaagcagaaggaaaaaaaaaaaaaaaaaaaaaaaaagagaccctgattgcagcgatgtgttatgtactaggctgcttgctgtagttttcaaaAATGTActggttttatcagcaggagattatcactagaggattaggaaacctgctgccatgtagttctccatattcatgagctataTACAACACCACAAGAAAGTTGGCAGCTTTCTTCCtacgcagtgtacacagaaagctgccaatcagtgctgtggacggggttatacagagctcagcattcagagaactgctagatctgcagcagagaaaactgattttattaataaaaaaggaaaaaaaaaagctaaaaatatatgtaaaaacacAAGTATAGGTATCAAACAATGAGGTAATGGATATAATGAGaatcatataaaagaaaaaaaacattatatCCTATATTACCACTTAATACTAAATCAAAGAAATATAATCATGATGTTACTCTGCAGGTAGTGGAATATTCTCATGCTGTCATGGGTAACAGTGATGATACGATACAATAAATCAGGATTTGTATCCACTCAGATGGTAGGTTGCTTCTATTCTGCACATGGTGTGTACTGATCCTAGAAATATACATTGGCAATttcattaaagtgaatctgtcatcaggtttttacaTTTAATCTCAGAGCAGCAGGACGTACGGGCACAgaccgatgtgtcacttactggtttgtgttttatcagcagtaggACTAGTTGTCTCGTGCTATGTAGTCCTCCTGCTTTATGCAACCCCAGcagtgattagcagctttctgcctatgcacagtgtatacagtaaACAGCTAATCCGTGTTATACAGAAAAAGAGAAAACAGCGAGTTTATGAAAAGGACAACAAGCAACCCAGTAAATAATACATTGTGTGAATCAGGATagctgcccctatatcatgctgctctcagattatatagcaaaatgcTGGTGACAGATTCTCCATGTCTTAATTCCACTCTCAATCCCTACGTCTAGGAATCCAGAGGATGCTCCTACTCCGGGATCGTCAATATGTAGGTAGCCATCAATCATTCTGTAGGCCTACTCTTTATAAGTGGCAGCTAACTGTGTATCAAAGACAGTTAGTAATACTACAGACGCctgctctgtttaaccccttcctgacacagCTACTTTCCGTTTTTCCTCTCCTTCCAATAGCCATTCCCTTTTTCTTTTTACGTACCCCATAAccgtgtgagggcttactttttctgggaagagttgtacttttgaattacactttTCAGTTTATCATGTGATGTAATGGAAACCAAGAAGAAAATTCCAGGTGCAGCTACATTGGAAAAGaagcgcaattccacaattgtttatgGTTTTTTTTGTTCATTTACAGCATTATATTGTAAAAATTTCCCATCAATATGATGCTCCGGTTCAGTTCAATTATGGTGATATCATTAATGcagtggttttttttacgttttattAATTTCAAGTGGGGAAGAAAAATTTTGGAaatttctaaaaagaaaaaaaaaaaaaacccgcttctGAGACCTGTAATGTTTTCTATTTTCAgtgatggggctgtgtgagggtttcttttttttttgcaccctAAGCGGACTTTTTAATTGgttccattttggggtagatattatGTTTTGATCACCCCTTACcaaattttttatattaaactgtttACACATTGTGTTAATTCATTGATATTTTGACCAATTAGACTTTTACAGAGGTAGCGATACCACATGTGTATTTTAATTCATTTCATTATTTTTAATAGGGTAAAAGGAGTGATtgtaactatttattttttttacttttcactgtcttTGTAAGACGCCTCGAAGGATTTGACCTGTGATCATCCAAGAATAGCATTGCTGTATACGGCAAATATCACGGTCTCATATAAACAGTGGCTAGAAGCTGACTTTCACAGCAACGACGGGCCATTATGGCAACTCGTCACCCCGCAATCATGTCATGGGGGCGCCGATAGGAGCGCCGATAGGAGCATAGAAAGACGTGCCCCCTGACAACACTGCATCAGAGATTGAAAAAGGCAATTAACAGGTTACAAGCTGTAGGTGCAGCTCCACTCCACAAGCAGCTATTTGAGACAGATGATTGCTAAATATCACATCAATCATCCGCTGGGAAAGATGAAGGCTAAAGTACGATtatgaaatctgcagcatgtcaatttctcttgcaacaAATATGAGTTTTATTTGTGTATTTTTCCCATACACTTGATATATGCAGGAAAGAGTGTATATGTGTTATTGTGTGCTGCAGCAGAAAAGCAACGAAACAGTGTATAatacttgaagggaacctgtcaccccccgggcgtttttaactaaaagagccacattgtgcagcactaatgctgcattctgtcaaggtggcttttttagttcgggtccctgcaaacgctgaaataatcgcttttataatgtgcccctcatacctgaatttgtcaggggggcatgtcttttcccccctgacacaaacgcctcccagccgtcactcagggcctccgtgcgctgcctccatttccttcattaacgtccccgacgtctgcgctgtaagttttttttttttgtttttttttacaggcatGCTCAGTTTGCACTGCCCTTTTAGACTCCCATcacatacagcgcaggcgccggggatgttcATGAAGGAAATGGAGGTTAATTTTAACTTGCACTTTGATCATGAGGACAGATGAGAGTTCTTTGTTTGCTTACCTTAAACATGAGAAAGTGCCAAACAACGCCCCTGCCGCCATGCCTACGGAAAAGCCCATCATAAACCCCATCTTCACCTTGTCAAAACAAGAGGGCTGTGATTGCCCATAGGGCCCTCCAACTGCAACTGGCATCTGTAAGAGAAAAGTACAAGTATTGAGCTAGGACAAATAGTTCTGTTATATCGGTGCCGTCTACCAACTATAGACAAAAGGCAAAATGAAGGCTGGCTACCTTTTTCCTACACTTATCTAGAACAAGGGTGATCAATCTACCACATAATGGATGGGGCACTTCCTGCCATCCCAGACTTCACATTACATTTTCCATACAAAATACCATCTCTTTGCATTATAGTGTATGAAATAGTGGGAGACAGCAGAGAAAGCATGCTTCCATAAAGTTAGCTCCAGTAATATTTCGATAGTGACAAGTTTGGGGATCTTAGCCATTTACCAAAACATATTTGATATAGTTATAATCAATTTGGGCTTATAGTGCagactttaatttgagggtattcacattctAATTGGAgtcagggtttaggaattacagctctttaatatgtagctgcctatatatttaaaaaaaaaataataatttttattgaaatacattttttacaggaaaagaaaaaaattagccattttaaatttttcactatcaTTTATAGGTTGTCAACCTATCTTATCCTATAATAATACTTTACCATTCGGCTAAACGCTTTCAAGTGTATAAAGAGTAAAAGCTCACAAACAAACATACAGACTCAGACAAAAGGAAAGGGGTGGGGGATATGATATGGAATGTTATGACCTATTAATATCCATCTCATAGAGGTCATATATTTAACATATATGCctattttaaagggaccaaaactaattggacaattatctataAAGCTCTTTAATGAGCTGAGTGGGCTATTCCCttgttaatccatcatcaattaagcatgTAAAAGGTCTGGACCTGACTCAAGGtgaggcatttgcatttggaaacaCTTGCTGTGAACctacaacatgcggtcaaaggaattCTGAATGGAAGAGAAACAAGCCATCATTAGGCtggaaaaaagaagaaatccatcacaGATAACAAAAATGTTATGAgtagccaaatcaacagtttggtgcttGTATAAAAAGCACACTGGTGAGCTTGGGAGGTTAGAAAGTCCTGGACGGTGTTCTGCGGAACGAGCTGTGAATCATAGTGTCAGGGCGTTGTGGCCAAGCTTACAGCCGCAGCGGCTCAGTGTTCAGTGAGTAgcagaggcatatctagggggggAAGGGGAGCAGTCGGGCGACCTAATGAGGTGGTGTGAGGCGTCTCCCCCGGCAGCTGCCGTTTGTAGCCTCCAGAACTGGGAGTCAGCCGTTCTCTAAGCTGGCTGTCAAGCGGACATCCAGCACAGAGGAGATGCCAGTgaacaattgtactcgcatctttcaAACGCGAGTACAATTGAAGTTTTGACCGCAGGGCCAGAGCGAAGTCAGCAGCGTTATAGCGTTATCAGGTCttgtgatcacactgctgacgttACTCATCAACGATTAAAGGTTGAGATTTACTCTGTGAGGGGCAGGGAACATTTAGTGTAATGGGGTGGAGAGGGGACTTGAAGACAAGTTTGGTGAGCAAGGAAGGGACAGGTGAAGACAATATTGGGGAGTGGGAGAAATCTGAAGAAAGTATGAGGAGCAAGGGGGGAGATGGgtccatgtatgaggaaacagtatgggggggaaGGGTGCAGGCACAGAATGGTGAGGAGGGGTGGTGCAGACAAAGTACGAGGAGCAAAGGGGggtaatgtgtgcagacagtatggcgaGTGAGGGGAAGAATGTAGTATGCTGTATGGGGTGTGAGTGAggggatgggtgtggacacagtatggggaagaatatatgtggacacagtatggagagTGAGGATGATAGCATGTGTGCAGACACAAAATGGTTAGCGGGGGGGGGTGTGAGaggcagtatgaggagggagggggaaacATGTGAGGAGACTACTGAGGGGAAGAGGGTGTGGAGAAAGTATGGGGGAAGAAAAGTGTGAATTTGTGCAGAATAAAAACTAAGCAGTGTACAGGGTAGCATGGGAGAACAGTGTAAGGCACAACCAAGAGGGGCCAGTATGCCAAGGAGAGAAAGTCTGATGAGGGGGATAGAGTATAGAGACTGGGACTTGTAAGggtggggggacacagtgtgaaagAACAGTATGAAGATGgagcccagtatggaaaggagggggCAGTGTGGAGGGTATattccataagagggacaatgtgtgcAGGGACTATAGTGAGGGGCAGTCATCTATTCAGCGTATGGCAGATTTTTTTAAACTCAGCAGCATTAtgatgacactgctatctttaagggcaccATATTGGGATCTGCTGGAGAAgatgaagtctgcagagatgggctGTGAAGTCATCAgagcatctggacaagatgaaaagAAAGACTCCAATGAGACCATGTCATGCATCAGGCACTTGGATGTAAATGTAATTTGAGATACTGACTAATTCTGAGATTTtaaatttatgttaggagcatgaaggggtttgtgatgagtctgcagtcattttatgtgactgcagacttctgaattctcacagtgcacactgcacgctgtcaggattctcttgtgccggAGAttggcatacatgcagtcacgtgctgactagacatgcgtggcctcactctctgaaaatgaattgagcgaggcAGGGCAcgtttagtcggaatgtggccggaagtatacaAATTGCAGTacatgcactgtgagaattcagaagcctgcagccacctatagtgaTCGCAGACTGTCAtctctaaggccgggttcacacttgcgtaccggggatttgcggagggctgcgtagttcctctgttaagcTCCACCCACTTCCGCATTTATTCAGTTTAGGTCCGCCTACTGCCGCATGCATCCTGCAGCCCTaacagtgtgaatgtagcctaacagtGCTGCTGATCGAAGGAGTATCCTGCTAATCCTTAGACACCGCGACCACATGACAAAGACCCAGGAAGCGTGAAACTTCCATTTTGGATTAGTCACTCTATGGCCCGATACATTTTTACCGGAGGGGACCCGCGCCAGACAGGAGGGCACTGGCGCCAGACCCTGACTGGAAGGTGCCCACACCAGACCCAGACTGGAGAACGCCCACGTCAGACCCAGACTGGAAGGTGCCCACGCCAGACCCAGACTGGAGAACGCCCACGTCAGACCCAGACTGGAAGGTGCCCACGCCAGACCCAGACCGGAGGGTGCGGAGACTAGGTCAACTATTCAAAGGGAAAAGCTGGCCCCTGGGGTCACACACTGCCCCTGACAGAAACACAAAAGACAGAATAAGGCCATGCCCTGACTGCTCTCCGCTGATTATGAGGGGTATTCTCCCACAAAAGCCCATGGCAGCCACCTAGCTGGCAACATGCGGGCACACCCGGGTGATTAGCGGGCACCGGCGAGAATAAAGCTCTATACACGTATGATTAACGGGGGCCATGCGGTGCAGGACCGGGGCCTGGACCGTCCTCCTGCCCCTGTGACCCCGGGCTCCGCCGCCCAGGAGCGCACTCACCTCTGCACCGCCGCCCGTGCTCCAGGCCGCACACACTGATGACGCCGGAGTCTCCGCCCTCCCCGGAAGCCGCCGGTGGCCGCTCTCTCCTTCTCTAGTACCCGGTGACGCCGCCCCGGAGCCCGTTACACAACCGGCCGGGAAGCATGTTGTGCAGAGCGGCACTGCGGAGTCTGCTGGCGGCGGGCACCTGCAGGAAAGTGTCCGTGCTGCGGGCCAGTCATGCGGAGCGCACAGGTACGGCCACTAGGCCCCGAGCGGCGGACATGCGGGATTACATGGCGTATAGTGAACTGCCATCATACCAAGGGATGGCACACACTGTACTGGCGTAACGCGGGCACAGCCACAGGTGCCAGAACACACGCCAAACTGGCATACTGCGCAGGAACATGGCATTTACTGAGCAGGCATAATAAGGGATGGTACTAGCCCTGGTATATGCTGGAGTGGCATAATCGATGGCACAAGGCCTGGTATATGCTGGACTGACTAAgttatagttaaagggaacctgtcacccccaaaatcgaagatgagctaagcccaccggcatcaggggcttatctacagcattctgtaacgctgtagataagcccccgatgtatcctgaaagatgagaaaaagaggttagattatactcacccaggggcggtcctggttctgttcgggtccgatgggcatcgcggtccggggcctcccatcttcataggatgacgtcctcttcttgtattcacgttgcggctccggcgcaggcgtactttgtctaacctgttgagggcagagcaaagtactgcagtgcgcaggcaccgggaaaggtcagagaggccctcaacaggtcagacaaagtacgcctgcgccggagccgcaacaggaagcaaagaagaggacgacatgtgatgaagctaggaggcgccgaaccgcagcgggaccgcccccccccccaggtgagtataatctaacctctttttctcatctttctcggcattccagaatgctgtagataagcccctgatgcctgcgggcttagctcaccttcgatttcaggggtgacaggttccctttaatggaaagaTATATACCATAGTGTTTAATCCGGGCTGGCATCAGTGTGACATGTTCTAAACTGGCAAAAGTGAAGGTACAAGGCCTGGTATAGACTAGACAAGCGTAATAAGGGGTGGTGCAAAGCTTGGTATATACTAAACGCCATAATGTAAGATGGCGTACACTAAACTAGCAAATAAGTGATGGCACAAGGCATGTTATAAACTGAACTGGCATACTAAGGGATGGCACAAGGCCTGGTATATGCTGGACTggcataataagggatggcacaagGCCTGGTATAGACACAATTGGCATAAGAGGGGTTGGAAGAATTGCTATATACAATACTGCCTTAATGTAGAATGGCATCAGGCTTGGTATATTCTAAGTTGGTATAACAATGGGTGACTTCAGGCTTGGCACATACTAAGCTGGCATAATGGATTGCACGAGGCATATAATAAAGTAGGATGGCATGTACTAAAATGGGGGGGGGGAACAAGTAGTGCCACAACTTAATTGGGTAAACTTTTTTGCATGTTGATTACTGTTCTGGATTAAAACTTGATATTTTTATTGATGTGTTTAGTGATaagtgagcgtgctcggataaggtgttatctgagcatgcttgggtgctaatagagtgtcttcggcatgctcgaatactatgttatgGTCGCTGTAGTTGCATGCCATAGCAAAATGagcattgtaagtacacagtgctatgtaatatgatgactgcaatatattaagaggataaacactttgatgggaggaggaggaggagtgcttctttaataagtTTTTTAAATTGTTTAGTGCCACTAAGAGGCTGAAACATGCAATCACTTGTTTGCTGGTACAAGACAGTCAGTACTTCTAAGGACCTCCACTCTGTCTGACTGCCAAGACCCCCACTCATCAAGAATACACACCATGCCCTTCCTGCTAAGTGCTGCCTACTTTAGAGAAAGTTGGTAGTGCAAAAATTTTGTAA contains:
- the ROMO1 gene encoding reactive oxygen species modulator 1, with protein sequence MPVAVGGPYGQSQPSCFDKVKMGFMMGFSVGMAAGALFGTFSCLRFGMRGRELVGGIGKTMMQSGGTFGTFMAIGMGIRC